Proteins encoded together in one Astatotilapia calliptera chromosome 7, fAstCal1.2, whole genome shotgun sequence window:
- the nudt7 gene encoding peroxisomal coenzyme A diphosphatase NUDT7 isoform X2 yields MSTSDGQVGETRLRWFGCVQMIDRGYTGERMLKIEEKRKEYVQWVSETEEKATDRVMWRASVLIPLFVRSGRLYTLLTLRSKELRTSAGEVCFPGGKRDPSDHDDVDTALREAEEEIGLSPDDVQVVCTLFPIINKTGLLVTPVVGFIEESFCPSPNPAEVSAVFTVPLDFFTSKEDHHSTYGVVGMSGLLHSFYFVDTDLGSQYHIWGLTALLAILVAVLALKKKPEFEVGFDSEDPLAFFQQILHRRISKL; encoded by the exons atgagtacatcagatgGACAGGTTGGAGAGacgaggctgagatggtttggatgtGTGCAGATGATAGATCGCGGATATACTGGagaaaggatgttgaagattgaggaaaagaggaaggagTATGTACAGTGGGTTAGTGAGACAGAGGAGAAAGCTACGGATAGGGTGATGTGGAG AGCTTCTGTGCTGATCCCGCTGTTCGTGAGGAGTGGGCGGCTGTACACCTTGCTGACGCTGCGTTCAAAAGAG cTGAGGACCAGTGCTGGTGAGGTGTGTTTCCCAGGTGGAAAGAGAGACCCCAGTGACCATGACGATGTGGACACAGCTCTGAGAGAAGCGGAGGAGGAGATAGGTCTATCACCTGATGACGTTCAGGTGGTCTGTACGCTGTTTCCAATCATTAATAAG ACCGGTCTGTTGGTGACCCCAGTTGTTGGCTTCATAGAGGAGTCATTTTGTCCCAGTCCAAACCCAGCTGAGGTCAGTGCTGTGTTCACAGTCCCATTGGACTTCTTCACCAGCAAGGAGGACCACCACTCTACATATGGTGTCGTTGGGATGTCGGGGCTGCTgcactcattttattttgtggacaCTGATTTGGGAAGCCAATATCACATATGGGGATTGACTGCCTTGCTGGCCATCCTGGTTGCTGTCCTTGCTCTTAAAAAGAAACCCGAGTTTGAAGTTGGCTTTGACTCTGAGGACCCACTAGCATTCTTCCAACAGATCCTACACAGAAGAATCAGTAAACTATGA
- the nudt7 gene encoding peroxisomal coenzyme A diphosphatase NUDT7 isoform X1: MVLGKFTIIYTLAFLQRRCFLNYHGLIRLSSAANVSFTVSITVLFLAVNVCFPRFCVYLIISRTRLFKTWTLTRSLTIMHVKEEIIGILKQFDIGDKFSYLPLLPRASVLIPLFVRSGRLYTLLTLRSKELRTSAGEVCFPGGKRDPSDHDDVDTALREAEEEIGLSPDDVQVVCTLFPIINKTGLLVTPVVGFIEESFCPSPNPAEVSAVFTVPLDFFTSKEDHHSTYGVVGMSGLLHSFYFVDTDLGSQYHIWGLTALLAILVAVLALKKKPEFEVGFDSEDPLAFFQQILHRRISKL; encoded by the exons ATGGTATTGGGAAAGTTTACCATTATATACACATTAGCTTTCCTACAACGCAGGTGTTTTCTGAACTACCATGGACTGATTAGACTTAGCTCTGCTGCTAACGTTAGTTTCACTGTAAGCATAACAGTATTGTTTTTAGCTGTCAACGTTTGTTTTCCaagattttgtgtttatttaataataagtCGTACCAGATTGTTCAAGACTTGGACTTTAACCAGGTCACTCACTATCATGCACGTTAAAGAAGAGATTATAGGCATTTTAAAGCAGTTTGACATAGGAGATAAGTTTTCCTATCTGCCATTGCTGCCCAGAGCTTCTGTGCTGATCCCGCTGTTCGTGAGGAGTGGGCGGCTGTACACCTTGCTGACGCTGCGTTCAAAAGAG cTGAGGACCAGTGCTGGTGAGGTGTGTTTCCCAGGTGGAAAGAGAGACCCCAGTGACCATGACGATGTGGACACAGCTCTGAGAGAAGCGGAGGAGGAGATAGGTCTATCACCTGATGACGTTCAGGTGGTCTGTACGCTGTTTCCAATCATTAATAAG ACCGGTCTGTTGGTGACCCCAGTTGTTGGCTTCATAGAGGAGTCATTTTGTCCCAGTCCAAACCCAGCTGAGGTCAGTGCTGTGTTCACAGTCCCATTGGACTTCTTCACCAGCAAGGAGGACCACCACTCTACATATGGTGTCGTTGGGATGTCGGGGCTGCTgcactcattttattttgtggacaCTGATTTGGGAAGCCAATATCACATATGGGGATTGACTGCCTTGCTGGCCATCCTGGTTGCTGTCCTTGCTCTTAAAAAGAAACCCGAGTTTGAAGTTGGCTTTGACTCTGAGGACCCACTAGCATTCTTCCAACAGATCCTACACAGAAGAATCAGTAAACTATGA
- the hprt1l gene encoding hypoxanthine phosphoribosyltransferase 1, like, whose translation MASYLQIADDEKGHDLDLFCVPRHYENDLDKVIIPHGLIMDRTERLARDIIRDMGGHHIVALCVLKGGYKFFADLLDYIKSLNQNSDKSVPLTVDFIRVKSYCNDKSTNNVKVIGGDELSNLAGKNVLIVEDIVETGRTMETLLSLLSECNPKMVKVVSLLVKRTPRSSGYRPDYIGFEVPDAFLVGYALDYNEYFRDLSHICILNDQAKEKYKV comes from the exons ATGGCTTCCTATCTGCAG ATAGCTGATGATGAGAAAGGCCACGACCTGGACCTTTTCTGTGTTCCCAGACATTATGAGAACGATTTGGACAAGGTGATTATCCCACATGGACTCATCATGGACAG GACAGAGCGCCTGGCCCGCGACATCATTCGAGACATGGGGGGACACCACATTgtagctctgtgtgtgctgaAAGGCGGCTACAAGTTTTTTGCAGACCTCCTCGACTACATTAAATCACTGAACCAGAACAGTGATAAATCAGTCCCGCTGACAGTGGATTTCATTAGGGTGAAGAGCTACTGC AATGATAAGTCAACTAACAATGTTAAAGTCATTGGAGGGGATGAGCTGTCCAATCTCGCAGGCAAG AATGTTTTGATTGTTGAG GATATTGTGGAGACAGGAAGGACGATGGAAACACTACTTTCTCTACTGAGTGAATGTAATCCTAAGATGGTTAAAGTTGTAAG TCTCCTGGTGAAGAGGACCCCAAGAAGTTCAGGATATAGACCAGACT ACATCGGTTTTGAGGTACCGGATGCCTTTCTGGTTGGCTATGCTTTGGATTACAACGAGTACTTCAGAGATCTCAGT CACATCTGTATACTGAATGACCAAGCAAAGGAGAAGTACAAAGTGTGA
- the psmd7 gene encoding 26S proteasome non-ATPase regulatory subunit 7, whose amino-acid sequence MPELAVENVVVHPLVLLSVVDHFNRIGKVGNQKRVVGVLLGSWQKKVLDVSNSFAVPFDEDDRDDSVWFLDHDYLENMYGMFKKVNARERIVGWYHTGPKLHKNDIAINELIKRYCTNSVLVIIDVKPKDLGLPTEAYISVEEIHDDGTPTSKTFEHVTSEIGAEEAEEVGVEHLLRDIKDTTVGTLSQRITNQVHGLKGLNSKLLDIRSYLERVAAGKLPINHQIIYQLQDVFNLLPDVNLLEFTKAFYLKTNDQMLVVYLASLIRSVVALHNLINNKISNRDAEKKEGQEKEEGKKEKKDDKEKKDDKEKEKEKEKADGAKKDEKKKK is encoded by the exons ATGCCGGAGTTAGCGGTGGAAAATGTGGTCGTTCACCCCCTTGTGTTGCTCAGCGTGGTGGATCATTTCAACAG GATAGGAAAAGTGGGAAATCAGAAACGAGTGGTCGGTGTCCTCCTGGGGTCATGGCAGAAAAAAGTTCTGGACGTCTCAAATAGTTTTGCAG tGCCATTTGATGAGGATGACAGGGATGACTCAGTTTGGTTCCTGGACCATGACTACTTGGAGAACATGTATGGCATGTTCAAGAAAGTTAATG CCAGAGAACGAATAGTTGGCTGGTACCACACAGgacccaaattacacaagaatgaCATTGCCATCAATGAGCTCATCAAGCGGTACTGTACCAATTCG GTGTTGGTCATCATAGACGTAAAGCCCAAAGATCTCGGTCTGCCCACAGAAGCATACATCTCTGTGGAGGAAATCCATGAT GATGGCACTCCTACGTCCAAGACATTTGAACATGTCACCAGTGAGATTGGAGCTGAGGAAGCAGAAGAAGTGGGAGTGGAGCACCTGCTGAG AGACATCAAAGATACAACGGTGGGCACACTATCACAACGCATCACAAACCAGGTTCACGGCCTAAAGGGACTCAACTCTAAGCTGTTGGACATCCGCTCTTACCTAGAGAGGGTGGCTGCTGGCAAACTTCCCATCAACCACCAGATCATCTACCAGCTGCAGGATGTTTTCAACCTGCTGCCTGATGTAAATCTACTG gagTTCACAAAAGCCTTTTACCTAAAGACCAATGACCAGATGTTGGTGGTCTACTTGGCCTCGCTCATACGCTCTGTGGTGGCTCTGCACAACCTGATCAACAACAAGATTTCCAACCGAGATGCAGAAAAGAAGGAAGGACAGGAAAAGGAGGAAggcaagaaagagaagaaggatgacaaagagaaaaaagatgacaaggagaaagaaaaagagaaggagaaagcaGACGGTGCCAAGAaagatgagaagaagaaaaaatag
- the LOC113026922 gene encoding dynein light chain roadblock-type 2 isoform X2, which yields MGEEVEAQMKRIEATKGVIGTLVVDPDGVPIRSTLDQSMTLQYAGQLRQLVVLARSAVRDIDPQNDLSALRVRSKSNEIIVVTENNYLVIGIQKLPEPDVSMGMEVHPWD from the exons ATG GGTGAGGAAGTTGAGGCACAAATGAAGAGGATTGAAGCCACTAAAGGTGTTATTGGAACGCTAGTCGTCGATCCAGATG GTGTTCCCATCAGATCAACTTTGGATCAGTCCATGACTCTACAATATGCAGGGCAACTTCGACAACTTGTGGTATTGGCCAGAAGCGCAGTCAGAGATATTGATCCTCAGAATGATCTCAGTGCCCTCCGAGTCCGCTCCAAGAGCAATGAGATCATTGTTGTAACAG AGAACAACTATCTGGTGATAGGCATCCAGAAGCTTCCTGAGCCAGACGTTTCCATGGGCATGGAG GTTCACCCTTGGGACTAG
- the LOC113026922 gene encoding dynein light chain roadblock-type 2 isoform X1 has product MKRIEATKGVIGTLVVDPDGVPIRSTLDQSMTLQYAGQLRQLVVLARSAVRDIDPQNDLSALRVRSKSNEIIVVTENNYLVIGIQKLPEPDVSMGMETGSPLGLEYPGWLQKE; this is encoded by the exons ATGAAGAGGATTGAAGCCACTAAAGGTGTTATTGGAACGCTAGTCGTCGATCCAGATG GTGTTCCCATCAGATCAACTTTGGATCAGTCCATGACTCTACAATATGCAGGGCAACTTCGACAACTTGTGGTATTGGCCAGAAGCGCAGTCAGAGATATTGATCCTCAGAATGATCTCAGTGCCCTCCGAGTCCGCTCCAAGAGCAATGAGATCATTGTTGTAACAG AGAACAACTATCTGGTGATAGGCATCCAGAAGCTTCCTGAGCCAGACGTTTCCATGGGCATGGAG ACAGGTTCACCCTTGGGACTAGAGTATCCTGGTTGGCTACAGAAGGAGTGA